GTCACAAAGTGAAAAATCTTACATTGTTCCAAGtgcttctcttcttcctctctaGGTTCATGGAGGCTCTGGGCCCAATGGTGGGTCTGATCTCACAGGAGATCGAGTCCAAAACCTCCATCATCCGCCAGCTGGCCTTGCATGAGtctgaaaaagaagaaattgcccggagaggagaagaaggagaatcTCTTCTTCTGGTGCCGGAGGGAGGGGCCTACCACTCCGTCCACACCATGATCAACTGGGAGCTGAGCCATGGTCTGGTCGActtccacacacagacagactcgGGCTGCCGGACGCTGCTGCGGCTGCACCGGGCTCTCCTCTGGCTGGAGCTCTTTCTGCAGAGGCTGGCAGAGACTCCCGCACCCCCGGCCAGGATGAAGCGGCCATCTGACCTCTGCAAAGAGGCCTACCAGGTCACACTGGCCCACCATCACACCTGGTTGGTGCAGCGGGGAGCGGAGCTGGCCTTCCTCGCCATGCCTGAGCGTGGCTTCTTCTaccagcttgtgtgtgtgcagaaccaGCAGGAGGTGTCGCTTGTGCTAAACACTGTGGTCCAGGCCATCAGGGAGGTTTACAACCGCACCCAGAGGGCCCTGGAGGAGCACAGCATGCTGGACTTGCCTTGAGGACCTCAACACGCTGAGCCGATGAGGTTTTAACAGACAAACCTTGCATCAGGTTTTGATTTACTGCCATTTTGCCCCACGTGCAATATGTGTAAATCTCTTGATCTGCCCAGGACAGAGCTGTCAGCATTTACAAGAGGTGACACCATCAATCAAATCAGGTCACAACTCAGAGTGACACCGAGATCAGATGGAACAGGTGCCACAAAGTATTTACCCTTCAGAGTGTCACCAGATTAATTAAAATACGAGCTACCGGTCACCAAGGGCCAATATTGCATTGACTCTGAGTTATTATACAGGCCCTGTTCCCAGGTCAGGGGGCACACAGTAAGCATTaagtaaatgttatttttatctGCAGGGATATGTGATGTAAATGAACCAGCATTCATTTCTGATATTTACCCCAGAGTGTTGAGTTGTTTTTGTCATGGAGAATCGATGCCATGGCCTAGAGACACAAGACATTGTCCAGCACAGGATAATTCTCTACTGCCAATcaaatttttaatattattttttttaaaacaacagGTGCAAATGTTTTTTAGCTTTTATGTGGCATTTTATGCAgatgatacatttacatttatctgaATGGCCACTGACTGGCCACAACTGAGCCTAATTAAAGATGTTGAAATTATTTCTTGTGACAGCTGAATCAGTTTCACATTATTATTCAGTTCTCACAAGGTCCACCAAGCTTATGGTGCCAAAAAAGGTTATAAAATACACCTTTAGTGATACTGCACTGCTAAAACGTACTTCTGACCTAAGACTGTGTCCATGTTATCTTGTCTGAAAATAGTAATTTTATAAGCAGCTATATtgtgtgaatgtaaaaatgtttatacCTGGCAGCTGGGGGAGTCGTTGCAAAGCGGGAATCAAAGGTCATGAATTAACACAGATAAACATGATTATCAGTACTCAACTGACAGTAGACTAGTTATCTATTTATCTAGATTTCAGTACTGAAGGGTTCTAAAGTCCTGTGTTAAGGGTCCATATACACCATGTAGGGaaagcatatacagtacaggccaaaagtttggacacaccttctcattcaatgtgttttctttattttcatggccatttacgttggtatgaaggcatcaaaactatgaatgaacacatgtggagttatgtacttaacaaaaagtggagacctggcctccacagtcaccggacctgaacccagtcgagatggtttggtgctaaacacctctgggaactccttcaagactgttggaaaaccatttcaggtgacgacctcttgaagctcatggagagaatgccaagagtgtgcaaagcagtaatcagagcaaagggcggctattttgaagaaactagaatataaaacatgtttaacatgtttatttcacctttttttgttaagtacataactccacatgtgtggCTTGTGAGCATATGAACGTGCTGAAATGCATGTGTGATTGAGAGCCCTGGTTTGCAGTATCCCCTTTCGTCTTTTTGTGTTTCCTGCTAAAATTAACTCATAAAGTGgttgtgttttaaatgtaaatgtgttcattcatagttttcactgccttcagtgagaatataccaatgTAAACTTTAGGCCAGTACTGTAGTATTTACACAACGTCCATCAAGGTGTCACATGGTCAGATCATCATtatcaaagaaatacaaaactACCTGTGATATACTTCTGTTTTTTATATGACTCTGGACAGTCAGTCACATTTATGCAGTTTATTTAGCACAAATGCATCTAATCAGTCTGGTTCTTATTTATGCTGGTCACAAATAATTCTTATTtatgcgactacaacctccacccCTGTAGATGGCGCTATACGACTGGATACTTTGAAAGGTAGTAACAGACCAAGCGATTGTCATGAGCGCATTGAATAAACCAGGTAGTATGGATAAAGGAAACGCAATTTGCAAGCTGTGTCGTGCTTCCgtgaaatgcaaaaaacaagCAATTTACGAGTTAATTTGAGCAGGAACCATCCAGCCTATCCAAACAAAAAGACGAAAGAGGATACGGCAAACCAGGGTCGCACAAGCGTTCCGCTTCAAGCACGTGTTAATGTGTAATGCGTTTCGTTCGCGAATGACTCGTCCAAAAAGAACGAATCTTTTACGGGAACGTACTGAGCCGACTCGATCCCTAGAGTGATTCGTTCGTTTCTCAGTTCAGTTGCGCAGTCAGCAGCGTCGGGAGGGAGGAGGTCTAAATGGCTCGGTGAACTACACTCTCCTGAATtactacacaatggtagtaagtgggattcgaacccgggtcttctggttcataggcgagtgtgttacccactaggctactaccacgcctacagagaggaggtgagacgcttggcagagtggtgtcaggagaacaaCCTCTCTAAACatcagcaaaaccaaggagatggttttggattttagGAGGCAGGATACTGCTCATCTTCCTATCTACATcggaggaggtgctgtggagagggtcagcagcttcaggctccttgggATTCACCCTCAGTGCCGacctcaagtcctcagaacacacagcagcggtcaccaaaaaagcccaccaacgactccacttcctcagacgcctaaagaaggctggggtatccacctctgtcctcaccagcttctacaggtgcgctgtggagtccatcACGGGCAGTATCGCGTCCTGGTACGGCAGttgtactgctcaggacaagaaagctctgcagagggtggtgaaaacagcccagaggatcacaggcacaccactcccagcaataacggacatttacaccacgcgctgtctcaggaaaacgaagagcatcctgaaggaccccagccaccccgcactgtcactttttactttcctgccatcaggcaagagactcaggacaattcacacatgcacatcacgattcaggaacagattctaccccagtgccatcaggctatacaacacatagtatgcactgcactgtcacttaaattatgcacaatcactttttttatgcaccgctagg
The window above is part of the Denticeps clupeoides chromosome 6, fDenClu1.1, whole genome shotgun sequence genome. Proteins encoded here:
- the gltpd2b gene encoding glycolipid transfer protein domain-containing protein 2 codes for the protein MRRGRMGVTGRACLAIVFILLLLTSLWLQGSLEFHWNYCLKVFYQKEKPFVLLNSTGSSGEDAVVRYCPGQTFQVAKLYSELQAAAAQDEDVLLQPYLSSWDELIKFMEALGPMVGLISQEIESKTSIIRQLALHESEKEEIARRGEEGESLLLVPEGGAYHSVHTMINWELSHGLVDFHTQTDSGCRTLLRLHRALLWLELFLQRLAETPAPPARMKRPSDLCKEAYQVTLAHHHTWLVQRGAELAFLAMPERGFFYQLVCVQNQQEVSLVLNTVVQAIREVYNRTQRALEEHSMLDLP